A window of the Lolium perenne isolate Kyuss_39 chromosome 7, Kyuss_2.0, whole genome shotgun sequence genome harbors these coding sequences:
- the LOC127314013 gene encoding uncharacterized protein, whose product MAATMELQGARQHSDGAGVKVKFIETQFVSSDAASFKSVVQRLTGKSSTMPPPPPVHRPRPRVPSGARAAEQQGRPCVSGSEQLATVATPATFEPHRVQEVNGLCDFADLFYATAGARRDAGSIASGFPY is encoded by the coding sequence ATGGCGGCGACCATGGAGCTCCAAGGGGCGAGGCAGCACAGCGACGGCGCCGGCGTGAAGGTCAAGTTCATCGAGACGCAGTTCGTCAGCTCCGACGCGGCCAGCTTCAAGTCCGTCGTGCAGCGGCTCACCGGCAAGTCCTCCAcgatgccgccgccgcccccggtgCACAGGCCTCGCCCGAGGGTGCCGTCCGGCGCCAGAGCCGCCGAGCAGCAAGGGCGCCCCTGCGTCTCCGGCAGCGAGCAGCTGGCGACGGTGGCGACGCCAGCGACCTTCGAGCCGCATCGGGTCCAGGAGGTCAACGGGCTCTGCGACTTCGCCGACCTGTTCTACGCCACCGCGGGCGCGCGGCGCGACGCCGGCAGCATCGCTAGTGGCTTCCCTTACTGA